In Triticum aestivum cultivar Chinese Spring chromosome 5B, IWGSC CS RefSeq v2.1, whole genome shotgun sequence, the following proteins share a genomic window:
- the LOC123110478 gene encoding CBS domain-containing protein CBSX3, mitochondrial encodes MQGIAKALSQHGKQLRLTVLQRMNKGIFSWATLISRIQSESPAVIIPHMGLENITVREILRAKGEAQSRAVYWCSTTHLVHEAVKHMTANNVGSLVVLKSGDDKQLAGIVTERDFARKILLPGRPSEETRVEDIMTEENKLITVSSNTNILRAMELMTDEHIRHVPVFDEKVVGMISIGDVVRAIVDQQHQEVKQLKKYITGDYY; translated from the exons aTGCAGGGAATCGCCAAGGCGCTGAGCCAGCACGGGAAGCAGCTGAGGCTCACCGTGCTGCAGCGCATGAACAAGGGGATCTTCTCCTGGGCCACACTCATCTCGCGCATACAGAGCGAGTCCCCGGCCGTGATCATCCCTCACATGGGGCTGGAGAACATCACCGTCCGGGAAATCCTCAGGGCCAAAGGGGAGGCTCAGTCGAGGGCGGTCTACTGGTGCAGCACCACCCATCTGGTGCATGAGGCCGTCAAGCAC ATGACGGCCAATAATGTCGGGTCTCTAGTCGTGCTCAAGTCGGGGGACGACAAGCAGCTTGCAGGAATTGTAACTGAAAGAG ATTTCGCTAGGAAGATCCTCTTACCCGGGCGACCCTCAGAGGAAACAAGAGTTGAAGATATCATGACAGAAGAG AACAAGCTAATCACTGTATCCAGCAATACCAATATTCTGCGTGCGATGGAGCTAATGACAG ACGAGCACATTCGACACGTCCCAGTTTTCGACGAGAAGGTAGTTGGTATGATCTCCATTGGTGATGTGGTCAGAGCAATCGTGGACcaacagcaccaagaagtgaaacAACTGAAGAAGTACATCACTGGAGATTATTATTAG